The genomic stretch AGCGCTGGAGGACACGGCAGACTCTGGGCCTGCCACTGTCCCCGCCGACGCTCCCGTCGGCGCGCGGCTCTACTTTCCGGATCAGGTTGCCCGCTGTGTGCCCATCGCCGCCAAGGGCCGCGGCGTGGGACGCCGCGCAAGGCCGGCGTCCACGTCTCGGTATCCCCCTACGAGGCGGACGGAGCCCGCGTGTGCCACGTCCAGGACCTCTGCCACAACGAGTTCGTCCTCGTACAGTTGCCCACCGCCAGCGCGCCGCGCGTGGGCACGGCGTTCCTGCCGGTCGCCGATCCAGCGGCGGCGGCCCTGTGGTACGCGGACACCTTCGGTTTCGAGACGGTCAGTGTGAACGAGTGGTCGGCGAACCTAGCCGGCGGCCGGCCCGGCGCGACACTGACCTTGATGGGGCCCGATAGCGGCATCCAAGCCGAACCCGGTCTGCCGTTCAGCACCCACAACTTCAATGTCGACGATGTCGAAGCCACGCGGCGGCTCGCTGCCGCCGGGCTGGAACCCACCCCCATCGAGGGCGACCCGGACACGTGTCTCTACTTCACGGTGCGGGATCCCGACGGCAACATCCTCCTGATCTGTGACCGCTGACCGGTCCTGGCGGCCATCGGCCCCGTGATCACAGCACGCTACCTTTGGCGGCGAGCCGTTGGTCACCGAGCGCCGCGACGGTACCGTAGCCGAGGAGCGGCTGGCCATCTGCGTCGGCCGTTTCCTCAGCGCTGTCTGTCCCGAGCAGATCGTCCTACGCCACACCAAGGGGCGTGGCCTTTTAGGAAGGTGCGGAAGTATGAGGCAGCCTCGTCTGTCCAGCGTTGTCGAGCGCCGTCTCCTGGTGAATTACCGGCTGGCGCCGGAGGTCGCCGCCCGCCTGCTGCCTGGTGGGCTTCGCCCCCAGCTCGTGCGCGACCATGCCGTCGCAGGCATCTGCCTGCTGCGCCTGGGAGACGTACGGCCGAGCTGGGCGCCGAAGGCGGTTGGATTGCGCAGTGAGAACGCCGCCCACCGCATCGCCGTCGAGTGGGACGGTCCCGACGGAGTCGAGACCGGCGTCTACATACCACGCCGCGACACAGCCTCCCTGTTCAACACCTGGGCCGGCGGACGTCTCTTTCCCGGTGAGCACGGCCGGGCCGTGTTCGAGGTCCGTGAGACACCCGGCGAGCTGCACGTCGCCTACACCACCCACAGCGGAGACACCCGAGTGGACGTCTCCGTCGAGGTGACCCCCGAACTGCGTGGCAGCAAGCTCTTCGACAACCTGCAACAGGCATCGATTTTCTTCGAGCGCGGGGCCAAGGGCTACTCTCCTACGGCCGCGGGGGCACTCGAGGGCATGGAGTTGCGCGCGAGCGCCTGGCAGCTGGACGCCTGCCGAATCGTGTCGGCGCAGTCGTCGTTCTTCGACAGCCTGCCGAAGGGGAGCGCGA from Nonomuraea polychroma encodes the following:
- a CDS encoding DUF2071 domain-containing protein; this encodes MRQPRLSSVVERRLLVNYRLAPEVAARLLPGGLRPQLVRDHAVAGICLLRLGDVRPSWAPKAVGLRSENAAHRIAVEWDGPDGVETGVYIPRRDTASLFNTWAGGRLFPGEHGRAVFEVRETPGELHVAYTTHSGDTRVDVSVEVTPELRGSKLFDNLQQASIFFERGAKGYSPTAAGALEGMELRASAWQLDACRIVSAQSSFFDSLPKGSATLDCALVMREVPVTWRPLPAMDSGPAEPGPLALHHT
- a CDS encoding VOC family protein; the encoded protein is MGTAFLPVADPAAAALWYADTFGFETVSVNEWSANLAGGRPGATLTLMGPDSGIQAEPGLPFSTHNFNVDDVEATRRLAAAGLEPTPIEGDPDTCLYFTVRDPDGNILLICDR